A single window of Bacteroidota bacterium DNA harbors:
- a CDS encoding response regulator, whose protein sequence is MKKLSVFLVDDSQINNMYMEDMLADMEQIESVTVFSNPQQALEEFEALKNESGSFPDLILLDIRMPELDGYEFLEELENLLDDSSKLPLVFMLTSSQHKRDLEAFERFPSAKEYLNKPLEQPTLLALLARYF, encoded by the coding sequence ATGAAAAAGCTATCAGTATTCCTTGTTGATGATTCCCAGATCAATAACATGTACATGGAAGACATGCTTGCTGATATGGAACAGATCGAGTCTGTTACGGTGTTCAGCAATCCGCAGCAGGCACTCGAAGAATTTGAAGCATTAAAAAATGAATCAGGCAGTTTTCCCGATCTTATATTGCTTGATATAAGAATGCCGGAGCTAGACGGTTATGAATTTCTGGAGGAACTTGAAAACCTGTTGGATGATTCGTCGAAGCTTCCGCTTGTGTTTATGCTCACATCGTCGCAACACAAGCGCGATCTGGAGGCTTTTGAACGTTTTCCAAGTGCAAAGGAATATCTTAACAAACCACTCGAACAGCCTACACTGCTGGCTCTGCTTGCCCGTTATTTCTAA
- a CDS encoding HAMP domain-containing histidine kinase: protein MWKRIKIVYTYLLFGVAFGLLFPVAAVLIDCFLIRNESFVFSKLGPLFNSNPLHYIIATAPFFLGIAFFIAGRFAQRQHNYNMALRKSNIQLKLLNESYNTFNYHVSHDLKTIITNGQSLSLMIKKYALKKDHQKVLELSELLRNTCENGNATINGFLQLHHMTIQDEKQMAELAPVISIIEEIRNELSSEKELKIHFTSREFEYLPMPVARVRSLFQNMLTNSVHYGYDMVDVSIALNKRGNELQIIYTDNGKGIDMEKHGHKLFKPFTRIDENQVTGSTGIGLYLIKKILDQYNATITLDSEPGKGVKIEVLFPEYN from the coding sequence ATGTGGAAACGAATTAAAATTGTATATACGTATCTGCTCTTCGGCGTGGCTTTCGGGTTACTATTTCCGGTTGCTGCGGTGTTAATCGACTGTTTCCTGATCAGAAACGAGTCGTTTGTCTTTTCAAAACTGGGCCCGTTATTCAACTCCAATCCGCTTCACTACATCATTGCCACAGCGCCATTTTTTCTGGGCATTGCATTTTTTATTGCCGGACGGTTTGCTCAGCGTCAGCATAATTATAACATGGCGCTTCGTAAAAGTAACATACAACTGAAATTACTCAACGAATCCTACAACACGTTCAATTATCATGTATCACACGATCTGAAAACGATTATTACAAACGGTCAGTCCTTATCGCTGATGATAAAAAAGTATGCCCTGAAAAAAGATCATCAAAAGGTACTGGAACTTTCTGAATTACTGAGGAACACCTGTGAAAACGGGAATGCAACAATAAACGGATTTCTGCAGCTGCACCATATGACGATTCAGGATGAAAAACAAATGGCTGAGTTAGCTCCGGTTATTTCCATAATTGAAGAAATACGTAATGAACTGAGTTCGGAAAAAGAGCTGAAAATACATTTCACCTCGCGTGAATTTGAATATTTACCCATGCCTGTAGCCCGTGTAAGAAGCCTGTTCCAGAACATGCTTACCAATTCTGTACACTATGGCTATGATATGGTTGACGTATCCATTGCGCTGAACAAACGGGGCAATGAGTTGCAGATTATTTACACCGACAACGGAAAGGGAATTGATATGGAAAAGCACGGACATAAACTTTTCAAGCCTTTTACCCGCATCGACGAGAATCAGGTAACGGGAAGTACCGGCATAGGTTTGTATCTGATCAAAAAGATTCTCGACCAGTACAACGCCACAATTACATTAGACAGTGAGCCGGGAAAAGGAGTAAAAATTGAAGTTTTATTTCCTGAATACAACTAG